The Eptesicus fuscus isolate TK198812 chromosome 17, DD_ASM_mEF_20220401, whole genome shotgun sequence genome has a window encoding:
- the KLLN gene encoding LOW QUALITY PROTEIN: killin (The sequence of the model RefSeq protein was modified relative to this genomic sequence to represent the inferred CDS: deleted 2 bases in 2 codons; substituted 1 base at 1 genomic stop codon) encodes MHCLLEGRAFSPRELGFGSPRPTQARSSASAPRPLWAAEKRRMGGAPRGRAPRSRGWAASAGGLEWAGRGDLGGFKRRWRDTRATAGTTFRRRSRVLRVGELSKFPLPYNSWRGEWFASFARGAPAGCRLRGARASWFTRGKLARKSLPPELCGGXRLGSWLHKHPHPSTCPRLPAPLLPPLLLADLGARVPKLLLPS; translated from the exons ATGCATTGCCTCCTGGAGGGCCGAGCATTTTCCCCGCGGGAGCTCGGGTTCGGTTCACCGCGTCCCACTCAAGCTCGGTCCTCCGCTTCCGCGCCCCGCCCCCTTTGGGCCGCCGAGAAAAGGCGAATGGGCGGAGCGCCCCGGGGCCGGGCTCCGCGCTCCCGGGGCTGGGCGGCGAGCGCCGgaggcctgg AGTGGGCG GGCCGAGGAGACCTAGGAGGGTTCAAAAGGAGGTGGAGGGATACCCGGGCCACGGCCGGAACTACTTTCAGGAGGAGGTCACGTGTGCTCCGAGTTGGGGAACTTTCCAAATTCCCACTCCCCTATAATAGCTGGAGAGGCGAGTGGTTCGCTTCCTTCGCCCGGGGTGCGCCCGCCGGGTGCAGGCTGCGGGGCGCCAGGGCCTCCTGGTTCACGAGGGGAAAACTAGCTCGGAAGAGCCTCCCACCGGAGCTCTGTGGGGGCTGACGACTGGGAAGCTGGTTACACAAGCACCCACATCCAAGCACGTGCCCCCGCCTTCCTGCACCGCTG CTGCCGCCGCTGCTTCTGGCAGACCTGGGAGCGAGAGTTCCCAAGCTGCTCCTACCTTCCTAG